In the Malaclemys terrapin pileata isolate rMalTer1 chromosome 12, rMalTer1.hap1, whole genome shotgun sequence genome, one interval contains:
- the LOC128846530 gene encoding basement membrane proteoglycan-like isoform X4 — protein MVLPLLLPVLASLLPQPVFPAVKHPAPAFSVHPQKVEYLLGDTVGLTCSAPPARDQVSVFQYYSDMGWAVSARVSSGWKHTYNLNITEPRNAGSYSCNYYTSKNGRFIQSYESNHISIKVKDPPPEPTLSVDPPSGVVSEGHPLLITCTAPGNATQLRFHFYQDGAKIVPGDVGSEISTMEPRTSSMTVSELSIPQVDTNSTGEYTCRYEEKESGRWIMSTKSHAVTVTLKDPPPRPVLSMDPPSGVVNEGLPLLITCTAPGNASEWRFHFYKDGAKIVPGDAGSEISIKEPSTSSRNVSVLSIPRAGPNSAGEFTCGYEENVNGRWVPSPRSWLVNITVKDPLPLPLMSVDPPSGVVSKGVPLDITCKAPGDASEWRFHFYKDGAEIIPGNMGSEISTRESSTDSMMLTFPRAGPATTGEFSCGYEENVSGWWIPSPRSQAVNVTMKGEAAPKPTNSIKAISSLPIPLVAGCAGAVVGLVLLLVLIYLYNRKKKGSKWERRRRAQNDGFISSYSPMPLSMINPDTL, from the exons ATGGTGCTACCTCTCCTTCTTCCCGTGCTGG cctccctccttccccagccagtgTTCCCTGCAG TTAaacacccagccccagccttctCCGTGCATCCCCAGAAGGTTGAGTACCTGCTTGGAGACACCGTGGGCCTCACATGCTCTGCTCCCCCTGCGAGGGATCAGGTGTCGGTATTCCAATACTACAGCGATATGGGATGGGCTGTTTCAGCCAGGGTGTCCTCCGGGTGGAAACACACCTACAACCTCAACATCACGGAGCCGCGGAATGCGGGTTCATACAGCTGTAACTATTACACGAGCAAGAATGGTCGTTTCATCCAGTCCTATGAGAGCAACCATATCAGCATCAAAGTCAAAG ACCCCCCTCCAGAGCCAACGCTGAGTGTGGATCCCCCATCTGGAGTGGTGAGTGAAGGGCACCCCCTGCTCATCACCTGCACGGCCCCCGGGAATGCCACACAGCTGAGGTTTCACTTCTACCAGGATGGAGCCAAGATCGTCCCTGGGGACGTTGGGTCTGAGATCAGCACCATGGAGCCCAGGACCAGCTCAATGACAGTCTCTGAGCTCAGCATCCCACAGGTTGACACCAACAGCACCGGGGAGTACACCTGCCGGTATGAGGAGAAAGAGAGTGGGAGATGGATCATGTCCACCAAGAGCCACGCTGTGACTGTTACCTTGAAAG ATCCCCCTCCACGGCCGGTGCTGAGCATGGATCCCCCATCAGGAGTGGTGAACGAAGGGCTCCCCCTGCTCATCACCTGCACAGCCCCCGGGAATGCCAGCGAATGGAGGTTTCACTTCTACAAAGACGGAGCAAAGATTGTCCCTGGGGATGCGGGGTCTGAGATCAGCATCAAGGAGCCTAGCACCAGTTCTAGGAATGTCTCTGTGCTCAGCATCCCACGGGCTGGTCCCAACAGCGCCGGGGAATTCACCTGCGGGTACGAGGAGAACGTGAATGGGAGGTGGGTCCCATCCCCCAGGAGCTGGCTTGTGAACATCACTGTGAAGG ATCCTCTGCCCTTGCCTTTGATGAGCGTGGATCCCCCATCTGGGGTGGTTAGCAAGGGGGTCCCATTAGACATCACCTGCAAGGCCCCCGGAGATGCCAGCGAGTGGAGATTTCATTTCTACAAGGACGGAGCCGAGATTATCCCCGGGAACATGGGGTCTGAGATCAGCACAAGGGAGTCCAGCACTGACTCTATGATGCTCACTTTCCCACGGGCTGGTCCTGCGACCACAGGGGAATTCTCTTGCGGCTATGAGGAGAACGTGAGCGGGTGGTGGATCCCGTCCCCCAGGAGTCAGGCTGTGAACGTCACCATGAAGGGTGAGGCTGCCCCTAAACCGACAAATTCCATCAAAG CTATCTCGTCTCTGCCCATCCCCCTGGTGGCTGGGTGCGCTGGTGCTGTCGTGGGTCTAGTTCTGCTGCTGGTTCTCATCTATCTCTACAACAGGAAGAAGAAAG GTTCCAAGTGGGAACGGAGAAGGAGAGCCCAGAACGATGGTTTTATCAGCAGTTACTCACCTATGCCTCTATCAATGATCAACCCAGACACTCTTTAA
- the LOC128846530 gene encoding alpha-1B-glycoprotein-like isoform X2, whose amino-acid sequence MVLPLLLPVLASLLPQPVFPAVKHPAPAFSVHPQKVEYLLGDTVGLTCSAPPARDQVSVFQYYSDMGWAVSARVSSGWKHTYNLNITEPRNAGSYSCNYYTSKNGRFIQSYESNHISIKVKDPPPEPTLSVDPPSGVVSEGHPLLITCTAPGNATQLRFHFYQDGAKIVPGDVGSEISTMEPRTSSMTVSELSIPQVDTNSTGEYTCRYEEKESGRWIMSTKSHAVTVTLKDPPPRPVLSMDPPSGVVNEGLPLLITCTAPGNASEWRFHFYKDGAKIVPGDAGSEISIKEPSTSSRNVSVLSIPRAGPNSAGEFTCGYEENVNGRWVPSPRSWLVNITVKDPLPLPVLSVDPPSGVVIKGVPLVITCKAPGDASEWRFHFYKDGAKIIPGNMGSEISTRESSTDSMMLTFPRAGPATTGEFTCGYEENMSGWWIPSPRSQAVNVTMKDPLPLPLMSVDPPSGVVSKGVPLDITCKAPGDASEWRFHFYKDGAEIIPGNMGSEISTRESSTDSMMLTFPRAGPATTGEFSCGYEENVSGWWIPSPRSQAVNVTMKGEAAPKPTNSIKAISSLPIPLVAGCAGAVVGLVLLLVLIYLYNRKKKGSKWERRRRAQNDGFISSYSPMPLSMINPDTL is encoded by the exons ATGGTGCTACCTCTCCTTCTTCCCGTGCTGG cctccctccttccccagccagtgTTCCCTGCAG TTAaacacccagccccagccttctCCGTGCATCCCCAGAAGGTTGAGTACCTGCTTGGAGACACCGTGGGCCTCACATGCTCTGCTCCCCCTGCGAGGGATCAGGTGTCGGTATTCCAATACTACAGCGATATGGGATGGGCTGTTTCAGCCAGGGTGTCCTCCGGGTGGAAACACACCTACAACCTCAACATCACGGAGCCGCGGAATGCGGGTTCATACAGCTGTAACTATTACACGAGCAAGAATGGTCGTTTCATCCAGTCCTATGAGAGCAACCATATCAGCATCAAAGTCAAAG ACCCCCCTCCAGAGCCAACGCTGAGTGTGGATCCCCCATCTGGAGTGGTGAGTGAAGGGCACCCCCTGCTCATCACCTGCACGGCCCCCGGGAATGCCACACAGCTGAGGTTTCACTTCTACCAGGATGGAGCCAAGATCGTCCCTGGGGACGTTGGGTCTGAGATCAGCACCATGGAGCCCAGGACCAGCTCAATGACAGTCTCTGAGCTCAGCATCCCACAGGTTGACACCAACAGCACCGGGGAGTACACCTGCCGGTATGAGGAGAAAGAGAGTGGGAGATGGATCATGTCCACCAAGAGCCACGCTGTGACTGTTACCTTGAAAG ATCCCCCTCCACGGCCGGTGCTGAGCATGGATCCCCCATCAGGAGTGGTGAACGAAGGGCTCCCCCTGCTCATCACCTGCACAGCCCCCGGGAATGCCAGCGAATGGAGGTTTCACTTCTACAAAGACGGAGCAAAGATTGTCCCTGGGGATGCGGGGTCTGAGATCAGCATCAAGGAGCCTAGCACCAGTTCTAGGAATGTCTCTGTGCTCAGCATCCCACGGGCTGGTCCCAACAGCGCCGGGGAATTCACCTGCGGGTACGAGGAGAACGTGAATGGGAGGTGGGTCCCATCCCCCAGGAGCTGGCTTGTGAACATCACTGTGAAGG ATCCCCTCCCCTTGCCGGTGCTGAGTGTGGATCCCCCATCTGGGGTGGTTATCAAGGGGGTCCCATTAGTCATCACCTGCAAGGCCCCCGGAGATGCCAGCGAGTGGAGATTTCATTTCTACAAGGACGGAGCCAAGATTATCCCCGGGAACATGGGGTCTGAGATCAGCACAAGGGAGTCCAGCACTGACTCTATGATGCTCACTTTCCCACGGGCTGGTCCTGCGACCACAGGGGAATTCACTTGCGGCTATGAGGAGAACATGAGTGGGTGGTGGATCCCGTCCCCCAGGAGTCAGGCTGTGAACGTCACCATGAAGG ATCCTCTGCCCTTGCCTTTGATGAGCGTGGATCCCCCATCTGGGGTGGTTAGCAAGGGGGTCCCATTAGACATCACCTGCAAGGCCCCCGGAGATGCCAGCGAGTGGAGATTTCATTTCTACAAGGACGGAGCCGAGATTATCCCCGGGAACATGGGGTCTGAGATCAGCACAAGGGAGTCCAGCACTGACTCTATGATGCTCACTTTCCCACGGGCTGGTCCTGCGACCACAGGGGAATTCTCTTGCGGCTATGAGGAGAACGTGAGCGGGTGGTGGATCCCGTCCCCCAGGAGTCAGGCTGTGAACGTCACCATGAAGGGTGAGGCTGCCCCTAAACCGACAAATTCCATCAAAG CTATCTCGTCTCTGCCCATCCCCCTGGTGGCTGGGTGCGCTGGTGCTGTCGTGGGTCTAGTTCTGCTGCTGGTTCTCATCTATCTCTACAACAGGAAGAAGAAAG GTTCCAAGTGGGAACGGAGAAGGAGAGCCCAGAACGATGGTTTTATCAGCAGTTACTCACCTATGCCTCTATCAATGATCAACCCAGACACTCTTTAA
- the LOC128846530 gene encoding basement membrane proteoglycan-like isoform X3 has translation MVLPLLLPVLASLLPQPVFPAVKHPAPAFSVHPQKVEYLLGDTVGLTCSAPPARDQVSVFQYYSDMGWAVSARVSSGWKHTYNLNITEPRNAGSYSCNYYTSKNGRFIQSYESNHISIKVKDPPPEPTLSVDPPSGVVSEGHPLLITCTAPGNATQLRFHFYQDGAKIVPGDVGSEISTMEPRTSSMTVSELSIPQVDTNSTGEYTCRYEEKESGRWIMSTKSHAVTVTLKDPPPRPVLSMDPPSGVVNEGLPLLITCTAPGNASEWRFHFYKDGAKIVPGDAGSEISIKEPSTSSRNVSVLSIPRAGPNSAGEFTCGYEENVNGRWVPSPRSWLVNITVKDPLPLPVLSVDPPSGVVIKGVPLVITCKAPGDASEWRFHFYKDGAKIIPGNMGSEISTRESSTDSMMLTFPRAGPATTGEFTCGYEENMSGWWIPSPRSQAVNVTMKGEAAPKPTNSIKDPLPLPLMSVDPPSGVVSKGVPLDITCKAPGDASEWRFHFYKDGAEIIPGNMGSEISTRESSTDSMMLTFPRAGPATTGEFSCGYEENVSGWWIPSPRSQAVNVTMKAISSLPIPLVAGCAGAVVGLVLLLVLIYLYNRKKKGSKWERRRRAQNDGFISSYSPMPLSMINPDTL, from the exons ATGGTGCTACCTCTCCTTCTTCCCGTGCTGG cctccctccttccccagccagtgTTCCCTGCAG TTAaacacccagccccagccttctCCGTGCATCCCCAGAAGGTTGAGTACCTGCTTGGAGACACCGTGGGCCTCACATGCTCTGCTCCCCCTGCGAGGGATCAGGTGTCGGTATTCCAATACTACAGCGATATGGGATGGGCTGTTTCAGCCAGGGTGTCCTCCGGGTGGAAACACACCTACAACCTCAACATCACGGAGCCGCGGAATGCGGGTTCATACAGCTGTAACTATTACACGAGCAAGAATGGTCGTTTCATCCAGTCCTATGAGAGCAACCATATCAGCATCAAAGTCAAAG ACCCCCCTCCAGAGCCAACGCTGAGTGTGGATCCCCCATCTGGAGTGGTGAGTGAAGGGCACCCCCTGCTCATCACCTGCACGGCCCCCGGGAATGCCACACAGCTGAGGTTTCACTTCTACCAGGATGGAGCCAAGATCGTCCCTGGGGACGTTGGGTCTGAGATCAGCACCATGGAGCCCAGGACCAGCTCAATGACAGTCTCTGAGCTCAGCATCCCACAGGTTGACACCAACAGCACCGGGGAGTACACCTGCCGGTATGAGGAGAAAGAGAGTGGGAGATGGATCATGTCCACCAAGAGCCACGCTGTGACTGTTACCTTGAAAG ATCCCCCTCCACGGCCGGTGCTGAGCATGGATCCCCCATCAGGAGTGGTGAACGAAGGGCTCCCCCTGCTCATCACCTGCACAGCCCCCGGGAATGCCAGCGAATGGAGGTTTCACTTCTACAAAGACGGAGCAAAGATTGTCCCTGGGGATGCGGGGTCTGAGATCAGCATCAAGGAGCCTAGCACCAGTTCTAGGAATGTCTCTGTGCTCAGCATCCCACGGGCTGGTCCCAACAGCGCCGGGGAATTCACCTGCGGGTACGAGGAGAACGTGAATGGGAGGTGGGTCCCATCCCCCAGGAGCTGGCTTGTGAACATCACTGTGAAGG ATCCCCTCCCCTTGCCGGTGCTGAGTGTGGATCCCCCATCTGGGGTGGTTATCAAGGGGGTCCCATTAGTCATCACCTGCAAGGCCCCCGGAGATGCCAGCGAGTGGAGATTTCATTTCTACAAGGACGGAGCCAAGATTATCCCCGGGAACATGGGGTCTGAGATCAGCACAAGGGAGTCCAGCACTGACTCTATGATGCTCACTTTCCCACGGGCTGGTCCTGCGACCACAGGGGAATTCACTTGCGGCTATGAGGAGAACATGAGTGGGTGGTGGATCCCGTCCCCCAGGAGTCAGGCTGTGAACGTCACCATGAAGGGTGAGGCTGCCCCTAAACCGACAAATTCCATCAAAG ATCCTCTGCCCTTGCCTTTGATGAGCGTGGATCCCCCATCTGGGGTGGTTAGCAAGGGGGTCCCATTAGACATCACCTGCAAGGCCCCCGGAGATGCCAGCGAGTGGAGATTTCATTTCTACAAGGACGGAGCCGAGATTATCCCCGGGAACATGGGGTCTGAGATCAGCACAAGGGAGTCCAGCACTGACTCTATGATGCTCACTTTCCCACGGGCTGGTCCTGCGACCACAGGGGAATTCTCTTGCGGCTATGAGGAGAACGTGAGCGGGTGGTGGATCCCGTCCCCCAGGAGTCAGGCTGTGAACGTCACCATGAAGG CTATCTCGTCTCTGCCCATCCCCCTGGTGGCTGGGTGCGCTGGTGCTGTCGTGGGTCTAGTTCTGCTGCTGGTTCTCATCTATCTCTACAACAGGAAGAAGAAAG GTTCCAAGTGGGAACGGAGAAGGAGAGCCCAGAACGATGGTTTTATCAGCAGTTACTCACCTATGCCTCTATCAATGATCAACCCAGACACTCTTTAA
- the LOC128846530 gene encoding alpha-1B-glycoprotein-like isoform X1, with amino-acid sequence MVLPLLLPVLASLLPQPVFPAVKHPAPAFSVHPQKVEYLLGDTVGLTCSAPPARDQVSVFQYYSDMGWAVSARVSSGWKHTYNLNITEPRNAGSYSCNYYTSKNGRFIQSYESNHISIKVKDPPPEPTLSVDPPSGVVSEGHPLLITCTAPGNATQLRFHFYQDGAKIVPGDVGSEISTMEPRTSSMTVSELSIPQVDTNSTGEYTCRYEEKESGRWIMSTKSHAVTVTLKDPPPRPVLSMDPPSGVVNEGLPLLITCTAPGNASEWRFHFYKDGAKIVPGDAGSEISIKEPSTSSRNVSVLSIPRAGPNSAGEFTCGYEENVNGRWVPSPRSWLVNITVKDPLPLPVLSVDPPSGVVIKGVPLVITCKAPGDASEWRFHFYKDGAKIIPGNMGSEISTRESSTDSMMLTFPRAGPATTGEFTCGYEENMSGWWIPSPRSQAVNVTMKGEAAPKPTNSIKDPLPLPLMSVDPPSGVVSKGVPLDITCKAPGDASEWRFHFYKDGAEIIPGNMGSEISTRESSTDSMMLTFPRAGPATTGEFSCGYEENVSGWWIPSPRSQAVNVTMKGEAAPKPTNSIKAISSLPIPLVAGCAGAVVGLVLLLVLIYLYNRKKKGSKWERRRRAQNDGFISSYSPMPLSMINPDTL; translated from the exons ATGGTGCTACCTCTCCTTCTTCCCGTGCTGG cctccctccttccccagccagtgTTCCCTGCAG TTAaacacccagccccagccttctCCGTGCATCCCCAGAAGGTTGAGTACCTGCTTGGAGACACCGTGGGCCTCACATGCTCTGCTCCCCCTGCGAGGGATCAGGTGTCGGTATTCCAATACTACAGCGATATGGGATGGGCTGTTTCAGCCAGGGTGTCCTCCGGGTGGAAACACACCTACAACCTCAACATCACGGAGCCGCGGAATGCGGGTTCATACAGCTGTAACTATTACACGAGCAAGAATGGTCGTTTCATCCAGTCCTATGAGAGCAACCATATCAGCATCAAAGTCAAAG ACCCCCCTCCAGAGCCAACGCTGAGTGTGGATCCCCCATCTGGAGTGGTGAGTGAAGGGCACCCCCTGCTCATCACCTGCACGGCCCCCGGGAATGCCACACAGCTGAGGTTTCACTTCTACCAGGATGGAGCCAAGATCGTCCCTGGGGACGTTGGGTCTGAGATCAGCACCATGGAGCCCAGGACCAGCTCAATGACAGTCTCTGAGCTCAGCATCCCACAGGTTGACACCAACAGCACCGGGGAGTACACCTGCCGGTATGAGGAGAAAGAGAGTGGGAGATGGATCATGTCCACCAAGAGCCACGCTGTGACTGTTACCTTGAAAG ATCCCCCTCCACGGCCGGTGCTGAGCATGGATCCCCCATCAGGAGTGGTGAACGAAGGGCTCCCCCTGCTCATCACCTGCACAGCCCCCGGGAATGCCAGCGAATGGAGGTTTCACTTCTACAAAGACGGAGCAAAGATTGTCCCTGGGGATGCGGGGTCTGAGATCAGCATCAAGGAGCCTAGCACCAGTTCTAGGAATGTCTCTGTGCTCAGCATCCCACGGGCTGGTCCCAACAGCGCCGGGGAATTCACCTGCGGGTACGAGGAGAACGTGAATGGGAGGTGGGTCCCATCCCCCAGGAGCTGGCTTGTGAACATCACTGTGAAGG ATCCCCTCCCCTTGCCGGTGCTGAGTGTGGATCCCCCATCTGGGGTGGTTATCAAGGGGGTCCCATTAGTCATCACCTGCAAGGCCCCCGGAGATGCCAGCGAGTGGAGATTTCATTTCTACAAGGACGGAGCCAAGATTATCCCCGGGAACATGGGGTCTGAGATCAGCACAAGGGAGTCCAGCACTGACTCTATGATGCTCACTTTCCCACGGGCTGGTCCTGCGACCACAGGGGAATTCACTTGCGGCTATGAGGAGAACATGAGTGGGTGGTGGATCCCGTCCCCCAGGAGTCAGGCTGTGAACGTCACCATGAAGGGTGAGGCTGCCCCTAAACCGACAAATTCCATCAAAG ATCCTCTGCCCTTGCCTTTGATGAGCGTGGATCCCCCATCTGGGGTGGTTAGCAAGGGGGTCCCATTAGACATCACCTGCAAGGCCCCCGGAGATGCCAGCGAGTGGAGATTTCATTTCTACAAGGACGGAGCCGAGATTATCCCCGGGAACATGGGGTCTGAGATCAGCACAAGGGAGTCCAGCACTGACTCTATGATGCTCACTTTCCCACGGGCTGGTCCTGCGACCACAGGGGAATTCTCTTGCGGCTATGAGGAGAACGTGAGCGGGTGGTGGATCCCGTCCCCCAGGAGTCAGGCTGTGAACGTCACCATGAAGGGTGAGGCTGCCCCTAAACCGACAAATTCCATCAAAG CTATCTCGTCTCTGCCCATCCCCCTGGTGGCTGGGTGCGCTGGTGCTGTCGTGGGTCTAGTTCTGCTGCTGGTTCTCATCTATCTCTACAACAGGAAGAAGAAAG GTTCCAAGTGGGAACGGAGAAGGAGAGCCCAGAACGATGGTTTTATCAGCAGTTACTCACCTATGCCTCTATCAATGATCAACCCAGACACTCTTTAA